Proteins from a single region of Novosphingobium sp. CECT 9465:
- a CDS encoding 4-(cytidine 5'-diphospho)-2-C-methyl-D-erythritol kinase translates to MRETAYAKINLALHVRARRDDGYHELESLFAFVDAGDELVATAASRDELRVTGEFGGALSDPFGNIVAQALSRLPHGPGWAVTLEKNLPVAAGLGGGSADAGAIFRMVEREFGLPADWQETAIRLGADVPACVASTACIGRGTGTDLEPVDNDLAGSPALLVNPRVPLATGPVFKGWDGEDRGPLDGGTLREMTLNGRNDLEASALSLVPQIADVLAALRQTEAWIVRMSGSGATCFALFDTIAQRDAARQAMPPQWWTLAGALR, encoded by the coding sequence ATGCGTGAAACTGCTTATGCCAAGATCAACCTTGCCCTGCACGTGCGGGCGCGGCGCGATGATGGCTATCATGAACTGGAATCGCTGTTTGCCTTTGTCGATGCGGGCGATGAACTTGTTGCCACCGCTGCATCGCGCGACGAACTGCGCGTAACCGGCGAATTTGGGGGCGCCCTCAGCGATCCGTTCGGCAATATCGTCGCGCAGGCGCTGTCCCGGCTGCCGCACGGCCCAGGCTGGGCGGTGACACTCGAAAAGAACCTGCCCGTTGCCGCAGGGCTGGGCGGAGGGTCCGCCGATGCGGGCGCGATTTTCCGCATGGTCGAGCGTGAATTCGGCCTGCCTGCTGACTGGCAGGAAACGGCTATCAGGCTCGGTGCGGATGTCCCGGCCTGCGTCGCAAGCACGGCCTGCATCGGGCGCGGCACGGGCACCGATCTCGAACCTGTCGATAACGATCTGGCCGGGTCCCCGGCGCTTTTGGTGAATCCGCGCGTTCCGCTTGCCACAGGCCCGGTTTTCAAGGGCTGGGACGGGGAAGATCGCGGTCCCCTCGACGGCGGGACCCTGCGGGAAATGACATTGAACGGGCGCAACGATCTGGAAGCGTCCGCGCTCTCACTGGTTCCGCAGATTGCCGACGTCCTGGCGGCGCTGCGTCAGACCGAAGCCTGGATCGTACGCATGTCAGGCTCTGGCGCGACGTGTTTTGCGTTGTTCGATACAATTGCGCAGCGCGATGCCGCCCGGCAGGCCATGCCCCCGCAATGGTGGACGCTGGCAGGGGCGTTGCGATGA
- a CDS encoding electron transfer flavoprotein-ubiquinone oxidoreductase has protein sequence MSERESMPYDVVIVGGGPAGLAASIRLKQANPEVSVCVLEKGSEIGAHILSGAVVDPKALDELLPEWRTMGCPLAEVPVTDNWHWLLTKTGKVAIPHWPMPPFMSNDGNYTGSLGNLCRWMSEQAMELGVEIFPGFAAAEVLFDDNGAVMGVATGDMGVARDGSKKGDYQPGMELHAKYTLFAEGARGHLTKRLKAHYDLERDCEPQVYGIGIKELWDIDPEKHVPGRVLHTQGWPLSESNSWGGGFLYHQSNNQVALGFVTALDYANPYVYPFEEFQRWKQHPAIREILEGGRRVSYGARAINEGGWQSVPRLSFPGGALIGCSAGFVNVPRIKGSHTAMKSGMLAADSIVAAIAAGREKDDMVEYDTAVRESWIATELKKVQNAQPLVAKFGGELGTVLAGADMWLRTIGGFGIWKPMKHHKDAEATQRADLYKPIAYPKPDGVITFDRLTSVAFSYTNHEEDQPCHLVLKDPTVPTRINLPIYAGPEARYCPAGVYEYIGVEEGNPRLQINAQNCVHCKTCDIKDMTQNIEWVTPEGGGGPNYPNM, from the coding sequence ATGAGCGAACGGGAATCGATGCCGTATGACGTGGTCATCGTTGGCGGCGGACCAGCAGGTCTTGCCGCATCGATCAGGCTGAAACAGGCCAATCCCGAAGTGTCGGTGTGCGTCCTCGAAAAAGGCTCCGAAATCGGCGCGCACATCCTGTCGGGCGCGGTAGTCGATCCCAAGGCGCTGGACGAACTGCTGCCTGAATGGCGCACGATGGGCTGCCCGCTGGCCGAAGTGCCGGTGACTGACAACTGGCACTGGCTGCTGACCAAGACCGGCAAGGTCGCGATTCCGCACTGGCCGATGCCTCCGTTCATGTCGAACGACGGCAATTACACCGGCAGCCTTGGCAACCTGTGCCGCTGGATGTCGGAACAGGCGATGGAACTGGGCGTGGAGATCTTCCCCGGTTTCGCCGCTGCCGAAGTGCTGTTTGATGATAACGGCGCGGTCATGGGCGTGGCCACCGGCGATATGGGTGTGGCCAGGGACGGTTCGAAGAAGGGCGATTACCAGCCCGGCATGGAACTTCACGCCAAATACACGCTGTTTGCCGAAGGTGCGCGCGGCCATCTGACCAAGCGCCTGAAAGCGCACTATGACCTTGAGCGTGATTGCGAACCGCAGGTCTATGGTATCGGCATCAAGGAACTGTGGGACATCGATCCCGAAAAGCACGTGCCGGGCCGCGTCCTGCACACGCAGGGCTGGCCGCTGTCGGAATCGAATTCGTGGGGCGGCGGCTTCCTTTACCACCAGTCCAACAACCAGGTGGCGCTCGGCTTCGTCACCGCGCTCGATTACGCCAACCCCTACGTCTATCCGTTCGAGGAATTTCAGCGCTGGAAGCAGCACCCGGCGATCCGCGAAATTCTCGAAGGCGGTCGCCGCGTGTCCTATGGCGCGCGCGCAATCAACGAGGGTGGCTGGCAATCGGTGCCGCGCCTGTCGTTCCCCGGCGGTGCGCTGATCGGATGCTCGGCGGGCTTCGTCAACGTGCCCCGGATCAAGGGCAGCCACACCGCGATGAAAAGCGGGATGCTGGCAGCGGATTCCATCGTCGCCGCCATTGCTGCGGGCCGTGAGAAGGACGACATGGTCGAATACGACACTGCCGTCCGCGAAAGCTGGATCGCGACCGAACTCAAGAAGGTGCAGAACGCCCAGCCACTCGTCGCCAAGTTCGGTGGCGAATTGGGCACCGTGCTGGCAGGCGCCGACATGTGGCTGCGCACCATCGGCGGCTTCGGCATCTGGAAGCCGATGAAGCACCACAAGGACGCGGAAGCCACCCAGCGCGCCGATCTTTACAAGCCCATCGCCTACCCCAAGCCCGATGGCGTGATCACCTTTGATCGCCTGACCAGCGTCGCGTTCTCCTATACCAATCACGAGGAGGACCAGCCGTGTCATCTCGTGCTCAAGGACCCGACCGTTCCCACGCGCATCAACCTGCCGATCTACGCTGGCCCCGAAGCGCGTTATTGCCCGGCAGGTGTCTATGAATACATCGGCGTGGAAGAAGGCAATCCGCGCCTGCAGATCAACGCGCAGAACTGCGTCCACTGCAAGACCTGCGACATCAAGGACATGACCCAGAACATCGAATGGGTCACACCCGAAGGCGGCGGCGGACCCAACTATCCGAACATGTAG
- a CDS encoding uracil-DNA glycosylase family protein: protein MPEIADANRANWSEALVAALDWWRDAGVEGTFVDDPQDWLAQGEHSAEAPVPAPQKPLRELVATRDSPQAPIVSDRSRWPQSLDEFASWWLAEGPLAPAGLARLPPAGPVQARLMVLVPMPSADDGAALLSGRAGRLLDAMLGSMGLARAETYIASALPAHVPMPDWEALRATGLGEVLLHHIRLAAPQKLLVLGATGVSALLGHDPPNLAHGLRTINQETSGIAAISTWDLDAMLARPSLKAGFWGRWLDWTGK from the coding sequence TTGCCAGAGATTGCCGACGCAAACCGTGCGAACTGGAGCGAAGCCCTTGTGGCAGCGCTGGACTGGTGGCGCGATGCGGGCGTGGAGGGGACGTTCGTCGACGACCCTCAGGATTGGCTGGCGCAAGGCGAACATTCTGCCGAAGCCCCGGTTCCGGCGCCGCAGAAGCCGCTGCGTGAACTGGTCGCAACACGCGATTCGCCGCAGGCACCGATCGTCAGCGATCGTTCGCGATGGCCGCAATCGCTGGATGAATTTGCATCATGGTGGCTGGCTGAAGGGCCGCTTGCGCCCGCGGGCCTCGCGCGCCTGCCACCCGCCGGGCCGGTGCAGGCCAGGCTGATGGTTCTTGTGCCGATGCCGTCAGCCGACGATGGCGCTGCCTTGTTGAGCGGCCGCGCAGGGCGTTTGCTCGATGCAATGCTCGGCTCCATGGGGCTTGCACGAGCAGAGACTTACATCGCCTCTGCCCTGCCCGCTCACGTTCCGATGCCCGATTGGGAGGCGTTGCGCGCAACCGGGCTGGGCGAGGTGCTGCTTCACCATATCCGCCTTGCGGCACCGCAAAAGTTGCTGGTCTTGGGCGCGACAGGCGTTTCAGCGCTTCTGGGACACGACCCGCCGAATTTGGCTCACGGTTTACGCACAATTAATCAAGAGACATCAGGTATAGCAGCCATATCGACGTGGGATCTTGACGCCATGTTGGCACGCCCCTCCCTGAAGGCGGGGTTCTGGGGCCGCTGGCTCGACTGGACGGGGAAATAG